Genomic window (Daucus carota subsp. sativus chromosome 5, DH1 v3.0, whole genome shotgun sequence):
TATATAAGTTTGACTGTTGGTTTTTTGGTTGCGTATATTTGTCAGATAGGGGGTTTCACATTTAGGTCTAGGTTGGAGGTCCGGATCATATTAAAAACAATGTAGAAACAAAGTAGGGATAAGCTAGTTTTTGCGGAGAATTCTTTATGTATAAAACTAACCTCGGATTATTTTATGTAGGTGTATGGTCCGGACCAAGGAGTGGGATAGGGGAGCTTTTACTGCTTTTTTCACTGATAGCGAAGATTCAGAAGGGGATGATCTGGGTCCTTCATCTGCCATGCCCCGTGTTGCTGTTTTATCGGAAAAGTTTACTGTGAAAGAGGTTTCAGATAGACAGGTGTTGTTTACTCCGGACGGTTGTTGGGCAGATTACAAATATTACTTTGTAAAGAAGGCTCTAGACGTTTCTGAGACCCAGTACTATCGGGATTTGAGTAGCTTGTATCGTCACAAGCTTCCGAATGGGGATCCTGGTCCTTATAATAAGGAGGAGGTTGATTCTAGGTTTGCGAAGTTCGATATGGCCCAGGGCCCTTATCCTCTGAAGGAGAGCTTGACCTCTTTGCCTGCGGAGGAGATGGATAGAGTGGTGAGGTCTGCTTTTCAGCTAGGTCCGGAGATAGAGTGGAGGTGGCCTGAACCGGGGGAGAGAATTTATCATAGACCAGCTGATGGATTCGTTCCTGTTTGGTTAGAGCATCTTAGGTCCGGGTGGAACCCCCGGTGGCATATCTTCTTCAAACACTTATGCAAGTATGTGTATAAGTGTTCACCGATGCAGATAACGCCGAATGGAATCAAGTGGATGACTTGGTTCCTAGCTACTTGTAACAGGATGGGGATTCAGCCTACCTTTAAGTTGTTTCATCTGGTCTTTCTCTTAGTTAAGTCTACCCAGGAACCTTTGTATGAGTTGAGATTTCGGGCTGCGAGGTGCGGGTACGGTCCGGGCCTTGCGAGGCCAATGGTTATGCAGACTTCGTTGAAGCATTGGAATCATGAGATAATCCTTTTGAGAGGTCTTGATCTGGGGTACATGCCTTATATTGCGACCGAGGGGGTGGAGACGGACTTTTTTCCACCTGTTTTAAAAGACGATGCTTTGCGGCAGGTCTTTGATTTCTGTAATTTCTTTGGGCAACAGTTCACCCGGGATACCTTCATGCAGCATCCCAAGTTATATAAGTGGGGATGTGAGTCCTAGTTGTGGTTGTTTTGTGTCTATCCTTCTTATGTGATTGTTGCGCTATGCTTTTCTATTGCACTTGGTAGTTGTAGTTGTTTCCTTTCTGTCATAGGTGTAAGAATTCTCTGGCTATGATTTTTGACTCTTCTTGTTTTTTGTTTCAGGTTTACCCTATTTTGACAAAGAGCTTTGGACTATGTCTTCTGATGCGTTGGCTGCGTCTTTGAAGAATTTGGGTTCCTCCCACATGAAGAAGAAATCTGGTTTGAAGGCAGGATCTGGGTCTTCTGCCCGTGAGATGGAGTCCGAGTCTAGTGTCCCAAGGGTGAGTCCGGATCCAGCTGTGATTGTTGATGTGGAGATGGGTAGCCCCGAGCCAGTCAAGAAGGTTGACAAGAAGAGAAAGAAGCCGGGGAAAAAGAGCATGCCCACGGGTTCTACTTCTGGCCCCGGGAAGGCAATCATGGATGAGTTGGACTCGGATGATGACGAGGATGGACTCCGGGTTGGTGACCATTCTGTGAGGGATGTGGTGAAGGTTATGTCTGAGTTGCCTTCGGATTCAGATTGGGCTGAGATGGGGGAAGCCGGAATGGTGGGGATGTATAAGAAAGCTGCTGCGGTTTGGGGTCAAGTGAGTGTCCTAACTTTTGTTGTTAACCAttcttttctatttttgttgctGACATGTGGGAATTTGAATTTTTCAGATGGGTGCTACGATTGCTGGGATGGTCACCGTGAGTTTTGATCAGCTGAGGAGGGAGAAGGCGGCTTCGGACGACAAGGATGTTCGGATCGAATCCTTAGATTCCGATCTGAAATTGGCCAAGTCCTCTGTTGATGATCTGAGCGAGAAGTTGAGGGTAGCTGAGACTCGGGTGTCCGAGTTCGAGACTGAGATCGAGGGTCTGAAGCGGCAGCTTGCTGAGAGGAAAGAGCCTGCAGCGGTGATTTCTGAGTTCCAGAAATCTGATGAGTATGATCGTGCTTTGGCTGGTGCTGCGTCGGCCGAGATCCTTCGGTGTTGGATTGTGGCTGAGAGACACATCAAGTCTGACCCGGAGGCGGACTTTGATAGTTTTTGTAACATGTTCGTCAAGGCCAAGAAGGACCTCGAAAAAGGTCTCGGGGAACCAAAATCGTATGACGGGCCGACTCCCAGCTTCCTTCCTAAGATCCTGGACTGAGATGCTAGTCTGGATTAGCATGATGATGATGTGTAGCTTCTTTAGTTTTTGCCAAGAACTCGTATTTATGAATTCTCTATTGTGTAATTCTGAACTTGTCTTTATATCTGGTCTTGGTTGTACCTTCTATTTTGTAGCCTTGGACTTACTTTGTAGCCTTGGACTTATCTTGTAGCCTTGGACTTATTTTgcatttagaaaattttctaagtgatgGTTGCTTAACGATTTCTCTACTTGAAAAAATATTCCAAGTAATGAATAAATCATGAAGTCCGGATTGATTGCTTAACAAATTCTCgctttgaaaaatatttcaataaataatgAGATCCGGATCGGTTGCTTAACGATTTCTTTACTTGAAAAAATATTCCAAGTAATAAATAATGGGATCCGGATTGGTTGCTTAACGAATTCTCgctttgaaaaatatttcaataaataatgAGATCCGGATTGGTTGCTTAACGAATTTTCGCTTTGAAAAACATTTCGATAAATAATGGGATCCGGATTGGTTGCTTTAACAATGTTTgcatttagaaaatttttctaaattgACAATTGTGTAAATGGATCCGGGTAGGACGCGCTCGGATTGAATGCTGATGTGTCTTGGTTGCCTTAGAAATTCTCTAAGTAGATAATATAGATTCATTAACAGCAAAAGATTTCATTGATATTAAAATGATTACACAGCTTGGGTAAAGATCAAAAATACATGGTTGCTTTTTAGGTGTATGTAGCTGTCTTCTAGGATAATTCCCTTTCATACGTTCTACTGATAGAATTTCCTCAGCCTAAGACCGTGCCAGGTATTGGATACTTCTGATCCGTCCATATGTTCCAACTTGTAGGTGCCCGGCCTTAGGACTTCCTTGACCCtgtatgggccttcccattttGGCATTAGCTTGCCAGTGTTGGTTGGATCTGAGGCTTCGGTGTTTCGTAGGACCAGGTCTCCTGCTTGAAAATTCCTGACCCGGGATTTCTTGCTGAAGTGATCTCGGGTCTTTTCCTTGTACTTCTCCATCTTTTCGATTGCCTGGTCCCGAACTTCATCTACTAAATCCAAGTTGACCCGGAGTCCCTCCTCATTTGCAATTTCATCAAAGTTGATCGCTCTATGGGAAGGTGACCCGACTT
Coding sequences:
- the LOC135152869 gene encoding uncharacterized protein LOC135152869, whose protein sequence is MVRTKEWDRGAFTAFFTDSEDSEGDDLGPSSAMPRVAVLSEKFTVKEVSDRQVLFTPDGCWADYKYYFVKKALDVSETQYYRDLSSLYRHKLPNGDPGPYNKEEVDSRFAKFDMAQGPYPLKESLTSLPAEEMDRVVRSAFQLGPEIEWRWPEPGERIYHRPADGFVPVWLEHLRSGWNPRWHIFFKHLCKYVYKCSPMQITPNGIKWMTWFLATCNRMGIQPTFKLFHLVFLLVKSTQEPLYELRFRAARCGYGPGLARPMVMQTSLKHWNHEIILLRGLDLGYMPYIATEGVETDFFPPVLKDDALRQVFDFCNFFGQQFTRDTFMQHPKLYKWGCLPYFDKELWTMSSDALAASLKNLGSSHMKKKSGLKAGSGSSAREMESESSVPRVSPDPAVIVDVEMGSPEPVKKVDKKRKKPGKKSMPTGSTSGPGKAIMDELDSDDDEDGLRVGDHSVRDVVKVMSELPSDSDWAEMGEAGMVGMYKKAAAVWGQMGATIAGMVTVSFDQLRREKAASDDKDVRIESLDSDLKLAKSSVDDLSEKLRVAETRVSEFETEIEGLKRQLAERKEPAAVISEFQKSDEYDRALAGAASAEILRCWIVAERHIKSDPEADFDSFCNMFVKAKKDLEKGLGEPKSYDGPTPSFLPKILD